The Candidatus Eremiobacterota bacterium genome segment TCGGCGGTCTCACCGGACTGCGACATTGCGATCGTGAGGGTGCGGGCGTCCATCGCGCGGTCGCCGTAGCGGAACTCGCTGGCCAGCTCCATCTCGACCGGAATCTTGCAGAGCGCGCGCATCAGGTACATGCCGACCATGCCGGCATGGTACGCCGTGCCGCAGCCGGTGATCGAGATCTTCGTCATCGCGCGCAGCACGATCTCGTCGATCTTCAGCTCGCTCGCGAGCTGGACGTCGTGGCTCTCGTCGATCCGGCCCGCCAGCGTCTCTTTGACGACGTTGGGCTGCTCGAAGATCTCCTTGAGCATGAAGTGCTTGAAGCCGGCCTTCTCGGCCGAGGTCGCGTCCCACGCGACCTGCTGCACCTCGCGCTCGACCGGCGCGCCGTCGAACGCCGTCAGCGTGTAGCCGTCGCTCCCGACGTCGACCACCTCGCCCTCCTGCAGGACGACGATCTTCTTGGTGTACTGCAGCATCGCCGGAATGTCCGAGGCGACGAACATCTCGTGCTCGCCGAGCCCCACGATCAGCGGCGTCGCGCCGTTGCGCGCGAAGACCAGCCGGCTCGGCGCGTCCGACGAAATCACGCCGAGCGCAAACGCTCCGCGGACTTGCGCGAGCGTCCGGCGGACCGCTTCGACGACGTCGCCCTCGTAGTGGGTCTCGATGAGGTGCGCGAGCACTTCGGTGTCGGTCTCGGAGGTGAAGACGTGCCCGTCGGCGAGGAGCTGCGCGCGAAGCGGCGCGTAGTTCTCGATGATCCCGTTGTGGACGACCGCGAAGCGGCCGCTGCAGTCCATGTGCGGGTGCGCGTTCGCGTCGGACGGCCGGCCGTGCGTCGCCCAGCGGGTGTGGCCGAGGCCCGTGGTGCCGTGCAGCGACTCGCCGTTCCGCAGCCGCGCCGCAAGATTCGAGAGCTTTCCTTCAGCCTTCGAACCGGTCAGCTTTCCGCCGGCGTCGATCACCGCGATCCCGGCCGAGTCGTAGCCGCGGTACTCCAGGCGCCGTAGCGACTCCATGATGATCGGAACGCTGTCCCGCTTCCCGATATAACCGACGATCCCGCACATGGTGCTTGCTTATTTGATCCCTTCGCGCGTCCTCTTGTAGGGGATTTTGCCGAGGCGCACTTCGTTGAAGGCAGTCGAGACGGGCTTGTTCGGGTTGACGCGCTCGGTGAGCGGCGGCGCACCGTTGTTCAACTGCTTGGCGCGCTTGGTCACGACGTTGACCAGGGAGAACTTCGAGTCGACGTGGCGGAGCAGTCCGTCCAGGTCGCCGAATACGCTGTCGCTCATGATGGTTAGCTGTCTTCCAGTTCCTTGAGTTTGGTTTCGGGGTAGCGGTGGATGCGGTACCGTTCGGCCCGCACGATCGATTCGAGGTCGTCCACCGCCAGCTGCGGCTTCGCTTCTTCGTTCACGACCAGGTAGTCGAAGCGGTGGACGTAGGTGAACTCGTCGTGCGCGATCTCGAGCCGCGCGGCGATCTGTTCGTTGGTTTCGGTGCGCCGCGCCTCGAGCCGCGAACGCAGGTGCGAGAACTTGTCGGGGACGATGAAGATCAGGACGGCGTCGGGAAACTGCGACTTGATCGCGAGGGCCCCGTTGACTTCCGGCTTCGAGACGACGTCGTACCCGGCACGCAGCGCCTCGTCGATGAACGAGCGCGGGGTGCCGTAGAGGTTCCCGTTGTACGCCCGGTACTCCAGAAACTCGCCGCTCTGCAGCCTGCGCTCGAACTCCGCCCGGTCGAGAAAGAAGTAGTCGATCCCCTCCCGCTCACCCGGCCGCGGTTCCCGCGTCGTCGCCGAGACCGAGTAGAGAAGCCGTTCGTGGCGAGCCTTGAGGCCCTCCACCAACGTGTCTTTCCCCGCGCCCGACGGGCCCGACACGACGAACATGAGACCGGGCCCGGTCAGAACGACGTCCTCCTCTACTGACGGCTCAAACACGGACAAATACGGAGGGGGCCGGAAAGCACCTCCCTCCTTGGACGAACTCAGAGCAAGCTCTTGACCACCGACTGGATCTTGATCCGCCGCGCCGCGGCCGAGCTCGAGCGCGCGCTGAAGGGCGCGCGCCTGGCCGACGCCGGCCTGCTCGACGACGGCCGGATCGCGCTGCGGTTCACCCTTCGACAGGCTCGCGGCGACGAGCGCAAGGGCGGCCCGGCGACCCTGGCGGTCGACGCGTTCGGCTCGCCGCCGCTCGTGACCCTCGAGGACGCCGAGCTCGGGGTGGCCGCCGACCCCGGCTGGCTGCGGGCGGCCGGCACGACGCTGCGCGGGATGCGCCTGAGCGGGGTCCAGGCCCGGCGCGGCGACCGGGTGCTGGCGCTCTCGTTCGAAAGCTCGTCGCGGTTCGGGGTGACGAGCGAGTCGCGGCTGGTGCTGGAGCTGGTCCCGCGCTTCGGCAACGTCGTGCTGTTGCGCGACCGGGTCGTGGTCGCGGCCGCGAAGCAGTTCTCGCCGGCGGAGAACGAGGCGCGCGCGGTGCAGGTCGGGCTGCCGTACGAGGCGCCGCCGCTCCCCGAGCACCAGCTGCCCCGGCTCCTCGCCCGGTCGGTCACTGCCGAAGCTGAAACGGACGTCGACGAACGTGCGCGCGCCCTGCTGGCGGCGGCGGAGGCCGCGGCCGACGCGGCGGACGACGTGCACGTCTACCGCGACGCCGGCGGCGCGGTGATCGCCGCGCACGTCGTTCCGCTCGCCCAATTTCCGGCGCTCGCGCACTCGCGCGAGCCCTCGCTGCTGGCGGTGTTCGCCGAGGCGCGCTCGGGTGCGCTGCGCGCGAAACGCGGCGATGCGACCGAACGCCGGCGCGCCGCGCTGCTGGCGCGCATCGCGAAGCGCGCACACGCGACCGCCGAGGAGCTCGCCGCGCTCGGCACGCGCATCGCCGGCGCGCCGGCGCGTGACCGCCTGCGCGAGAGCGGCGACGCGCTGTTCACCCACGCGCACGAGATCCCGCCCGGCGCGACGACGTACGTTCCGCCGACGAACCCGGCGCTCACGATCGAGCTCGATCCCGAGCTGGACGCGAAGGAGAACGCGCAGCGCTACTACGCGCGCTACCGCAAAGCCGCCGACGCGCTGCCGCACCTCGAGCGCCGCCGGGAAGCGCTCGCCGCGCGGCGCGACGCGCTGGACGTCCTCGCGTTCGAGGCCGAGCGCGCCGACGCGCCGACGCTTTCCGAGCTCGAAGCCGACGTGGACCAGCTCGAAGGGCGTCCGCCGCAGCGCGCCACGCAGCTCAACGGGAAACGCCGGCCGCCGCTGCGCTTCGAGCGCCCGTCGGGCGCCCGCATCTACGTCGGCCGCTCGCCGCGCGAGAACGTGGAGGTGACGTTCCGCATCGCGCGGCCGGACGATCTGTGGTTTCACGCGCGCGGGATTCCCGGCTCGCACGTCGTCCTGCAACCGGCGCCCGGCGCCGTCCCGGACGACGAGGATCTCGACGCCGCCGCCGATCTCGCCGCGACGCACAGCAAGGCCAAGCACGCGGCGCGCGTCGAGATCGACTACACCGAGCGAAAGCACGTGCGCAAGCAGCGCGACGCCGCGCCGGGCTTGGTGTGGTACACCAACGCGCGCACCCGCGTCGGGCACCCCGCTCAATCGGGCTGAGCGATCAGGATCGTGTCGCCGCCCGGTACGCGCGCACTTCGTCGGCGACGCGCGCGTAGGCGGCGTCGATTGCGTCAACGCGGTCGCGCGCGCCGTCCAAATTGCCGGTGCGCGCGCGCGCGTCGAGCTCGGTCGCCAGCCGGTAGACGACGTTGGCGCCGATGTTGCCGGCGCTCCCTTTGATACCGTGCGCGGCGCGCGCC includes the following:
- the glmS gene encoding glutamine--fructose-6-phosphate transaminase (isomerizing) gives rise to the protein MCGIVGYIGKRDSVPIIMESLRRLEYRGYDSAGIAVIDAGGKLTGSKAEGKLSNLAARLRNGESLHGTTGLGHTRWATHGRPSDANAHPHMDCSGRFAVVHNGIIENYAPLRAQLLADGHVFTSETDTEVLAHLIETHYEGDVVEAVRRTLAQVRGAFALGVISSDAPSRLVFARNGATPLIVGLGEHEMFVASDIPAMLQYTKKIVVLQEGEVVDVGSDGYTLTAFDGAPVEREVQQVAWDATSAEKAGFKHFMLKEIFEQPNVVKETLAGRIDESHDVQLASELKIDEIVLRAMTKISITGCGTAYHAGMVGMYLMRALCKIPVEMELASEFRYGDRAMDARTLTIAMSQSGETA
- a CDS encoding Hpt domain-containing protein gives rise to the protein MPDKEILDISRLEEAFEDDVNGIADLLEMALETGKKHRRALEDGLRAGDAQAVARAAHGIKGSAGNIGANVVYRLATELDARARTGNLDGARDRVDAIDAAYARVADEVRAYRAATRS
- a CDS encoding DUF814 domain-containing protein, whose amino-acid sequence is MTTDWILIRRAAAELERALKGARLADAGLLDDGRIALRFTLRQARGDERKGGPATLAVDAFGSPPLVTLEDAELGVAADPGWLRAAGTTLRGMRLSGVQARRGDRVLALSFESSSRFGVTSESRLVLELVPRFGNVVLLRDRVVVAAAKQFSPAENEARAVQVGLPYEAPPLPEHQLPRLLARSVTAEAETDVDERARALLAAAEAAADAADDVHVYRDAGGAVIAAHVVPLAQFPALAHSREPSLLAVFAEARSGALRAKRGDATERRRAALLARIAKRAHATAEELAALGTRIAGAPARDRLRESGDALFTHAHEIPPGATTYVPPTNPALTIELDPELDAKENAQRYYARYRKAADALPHLERRREALAARRDALDVLAFEAERADAPTLSELEADVDQLEGRPPQRATQLNGKRRPPLRFERPSGARIYVGRSPRENVEVTFRIARPDDLWFHARGIPGSHVVLQPAPGAVPDDEDLDAAADLAATHSKAKHAARVEIDYTERKHVRKQRDAAPGLVWYTNARTRVGHPAQSG
- the gmk gene encoding guanylate kinase; the encoded protein is MFVVSGPSGAGKDTLVEGLKARHERLLYSVSATTREPRPGEREGIDYFFLDRAEFERRLQSGEFLEYRAYNGNLYGTPRSFIDEALRAGYDVVSKPEVNGALAIKSQFPDAVLIFIVPDKFSHLRSRLEARRTETNEQIAARLEIAHDEFTYVHRFDYLVVNEEAKPQLAVDDLESIVRAERYRIHRYPETKLKELEDS
- the rpoZ gene encoding DNA-directed RNA polymerase subunit omega → MSDSVFGDLDGLLRHVDSKFSLVNVVTKRAKQLNNGAPPLTERVNPNKPVSTAFNEVRLGKIPYKRTREGIK